The genomic region AAGCGAGCCGGGCCGTGGGAGTTGTTTCTCCATCTACCTGCCGCCAGGGAAGGACGCATGCCAGGCCGCATCCTGATTGTCGAAGACGAGCGCGAGATGCGCGCCATGGTGGAGAAGGGCCTCCAGCGCCGGGGCTTCCAGCCCGTGGCCGTGGCCGCCGCGGACGAGGCGCTCCAGAAGCTTGCCGCCGAGGACTTCGACACCGTCCTCACCGACCTGCGCATGCCGGGCATGGACGGTCTGGCGCTGTGCGAGCGCATCGTGCTCAACCGGCCGGACATCCCCGTGGTGGTGGTGACGGCCTTCGGCAGCCTGGAGACGGCGGTGGCCGCCATCCGCGCGGGCGCCTACGACTTCATCACCAAGCCCATCGACCTGGACGCCCTGGTGCTGGTGCTGGAGCGCGCCGTACAGCACCGCGCCCTGCGCGCGGAGGTGCGCCGGCTGCGCCAGGCCCTGGACCAACGCCAGGACGACGGCGCGCTCGTGGGAGAGAGCCCCGCGCTCAAGCAGGCGTACGCGCTCATCGACCGGGTGGCGGACGTGGACGCCACGGTGCTGATTACCGGAGAGAGCGGCACGGGCAAGGAGGTGGCCGCGCGCGCCCTCCACGCGCGAGGCCGGCGCAAGGAGGGGCCCTTCGTGGCCATCAACTGCGCGGCCATGCCGGAGCAGCTTTTGGAGAGCGAGCTGTTCGGCCACGCCAAGGGCGCCTTCACCGACGCGAAGGCCAGTCGCACGGGCCTGTTCGTGAAGGCGAATGGCGGCACGCTGTTCCTGGATGAAGTGGGCGAGCTGCCCATGACGCTCCAGCCGAAGCTGCTGCGCGCGCTGCAGGAGCGCGTGGTGCGCCCGGTGGGTGGGGACACGGAGACGCCCTTCGACGCGCGCATCGTCGCGGCGACCAACCGCGACCTGGAGCTGGCGGTGGAGGAGAACCGCTTCCGCGAGGACCTCTACTACCGGCTCAACGTCATTGGCCTGGAGCTGCCCCCGCTGCGCGCGCGCGGCAACGACGTGCTCCTCTTGTCGCAGCGCTTCGTGGAGCAGTTCGCGACCCGCACGGGCAAGAAGGTGGTGGGCCTGTCCCCCGCGGCGGCGCAGCGCCTGCTGTCCTACGGGTGGCCGGGCAACGTGCGCGAGTTGCAGAACTGCATCGAGCGCGCCGTGGCGCTCACGTCCTTCGAACAGCTCACGGTGGACGATTTGCCGGAGCGCATCCGCAACTACAGCACGCCGCGCGTGGTGCCGGAGAACACGGACCCGTCGGAGCTGGTGACGCTGGAGGAGCTGGAGCGCCGCTACATCCACCGCGTGCTGGAGGCGGTGGGCGGCAGCCGCACGCTCGCCGCGCGCATCCTGGGCGTGGACCGCAAGACGCTCTACCGGAAGCTGGAGCGCGGGGATGCCGAGCTCCGGGAGAGCAAGGAAGCCAGGGAGCCTCGCGAGGCGAAGAAGCCCTGAGACGGGGGCACCCGGGGCTCGGGCGACCCGCCCCATCCGTTCCAGCCACAACCCTCCGTCATGGACGCAAGGTGCGTCACCCCTCGGGGCGGGCCCCCGCTTTGCTTCGAGCGGGGTATGGTTCCAGGAGGATGCGTCCCGTTCCCGTCCAGAGCCGTGTCTTCTGTCGCGTGGTGGACCTCGCGCACAAAGCAGGCGACAGGAATGTCACTGACCCGTTTCCTCCA from Corallococcus exiguus harbors:
- a CDS encoding sigma-54-dependent transcriptional regulator, with product MPGRILIVEDEREMRAMVEKGLQRRGFQPVAVAAADEALQKLAAEDFDTVLTDLRMPGMDGLALCERIVLNRPDIPVVVVTAFGSLETAVAAIRAGAYDFITKPIDLDALVLVLERAVQHRALRAEVRRLRQALDQRQDDGALVGESPALKQAYALIDRVADVDATVLITGESGTGKEVAARALHARGRRKEGPFVAINCAAMPEQLLESELFGHAKGAFTDAKASRTGLFVKANGGTLFLDEVGELPMTLQPKLLRALQERVVRPVGGDTETPFDARIVAATNRDLELAVEENRFREDLYYRLNVIGLELPPLRARGNDVLLLSQRFVEQFATRTGKKVVGLSPAAAQRLLSYGWPGNVRELQNCIERAVALTSFEQLTVDDLPERIRNYSTPRVVPENTDPSELVTLEELERRYIHRVLEAVGGSRTLAARILGVDRKTLYRKLERGDAELRESKEAREPREAKKP